The Amaranthus tricolor cultivar Red isolate AtriRed21 chromosome 14, ASM2621246v1, whole genome shotgun sequence DNA window CTTATTTTATAACTTAGTAACTTTATTTTAGCTCGGAAGTGTGGTATTTATGGATCAGTCATTGTAGTACTCTGCTTAACTTATAACAGTTATAAGGTTCTTATTTTGAACCTTTCCATACACATAATTTCCCTATCTAAACTTGGAACAATGAATTGTATACTTTCCCTGTTTTATTGAAATAACATTACTTGATCCCAAAAGTTCTCACATGCGTAATTGAGTCAAATAATACAATTTCAAAATGACATAGATAGTATATCATCTAACACACCAAGAGAAACAAAACTCTTCTTCTATAATAGAACATGTGACATGTCTAACTGAATTTTACCTTCATGATGAAACAACGAATTTCAAGTATTTCGTATGATCGAATCTCATGATATATTGAAATAATTAAGATGaaatttagtaatttattaTTGTAAACCCAATAAATTGAGTTGTAATATTCTGTTTTATACCGTTGCTTACGTTTGAAATATTTCATATATTAATAGATTAATTTGAACACAATTTTTCATGAATGTAATGAAGTTAAGATATAAATTAATGGGTAATTAATCTTATTAGATACGTCTTGATGaatacattttaataaatatatattcctacttttttatattttaaaaaaaaatttagatataaattatatttaagtgAAACGGATGGACCGATGGAGTAATATTAGCCAGCATGTATCCAGCATGGTCAAACCGACCTCTTAAGCGCCAATAATGATGATTAGTTGGAGATTACAccaaataaaactaatttaatttataatttaatttaattaggctCAATTTTTGTTGGCTTTTCTAATTCAATCACGCAATGCTCAGATCTTGAAAACAGTAATCTTACAGTTTGTCAGGAGTAGTTTTAAAGAATTGGgttgaaaaattgaaatatttttgtgttttactTATCTTTCTCATCGAGATTAtagtattatttaaaaatttatgtgacaatttttaaaatgttacagttttaattaaaatgtgtatttaattaagttgctatttttgaaattcttttgCAATAAGAGTATAACTTATGAACTGCTATCGCAAACACCAGttaatttaaaaacacaaattcctGGCTAATAGGTTAATGATCAATTCATTTCAAATGAAGGATCATTTTATGCAACAAATATCATCATCACTAACCTAGTATTATCCCGCAGAAGTTGGTATTCGAGAGGGGAAAAATAGCGAATAGACCATATTCATACTTCTTTCAAGAAAAAAAGGCAAAAAGGACTAAATGCATTCCCAAAAAGATGAACCCTACAAAAAAAAGTGGGTGgaagaataaacaaataaaacattttcCATGTATTATCATAAAAGTTATTATTGTAGGATAATTATATGAGAGTTATTTTCgagtattattctttttttccttttgaaaatatattatttgatttagAAAGCTTTTACATATTTCTtccgttttattatacttgctacatttgattttttacgcaattcaatgtgttattttgatcatttatataataaattatacacatttaaaaatcacaaaaagttaataatatgaATGTATGCGGTTaaaagattcaaacaagattccacctGATTATATTTTTTCGCACACattaattgtaatatatataataataaacttGAGCGATGAGGAAGTATTATAGTTAAATGatgtttttaaaaagaaaaaaaacgaatttatttgataatttttcaaaataaatacaacCAATAAATATAAGATGTAGCAATCTAATTGGATGGATTGTAAATTTAAAAGTACAAGTTTATTATATGGTACAGGTTGTCATGTTTCCTTGCCTGATGCACCATCAAACCTACCATCTTATCCACATTTTGGTCCAAGTTGTCCGGCATCTTCAAGGCTCCTCACTAACTACAATTTCCAAAGTCATTAAATTACTTCAGCCATTCtaaaataattgttatattattatattaatatttttttgttttttttttccactttacttattttacatattttaaaGCATATTTTTAGCTTTAATATCTCTTAGTACGCattataaaatattgtaaaaattatatattaaaattctttgcatcaaaacgaatctaacaagatcccatatgaatatattttgtcttcaatatatatactttaaaaatcaaatctaaATTTATCTCTCCTATAGTAGAAAAACTTAAattggacaaacaaaaagaaataaagaaagtattatttattattcaagtttttttatatattgtgatTAGTGTGTAAAGATATAGTAAgcagaattttgtttaaatcgtctaattaTATACcttcataaaattaattttttatacatgttagttatgcataatttaatatataaaagctcaaaatatatattagaagACGTATAAgtcaaaaataacaaattatacATTTTGTTAGTACTCTAACCATGGAAAAATGCAAAGCAATTAAAATTACACATATTCTCTTTTAGTTTAAGACATTGTTTCATAGCGAGATAGTTTTAAGTTGAGCTAAATAATCTACTTATTCAATTAAaagattatttttctttaatctttAACACGTcactttgaattttaaatttagcAATTTTGATATCAAAACACTTACTACAAGATAAATAGAACCTCTAAAACTTaagccaaaaaaattaaataatactttatttgttttgtattctttataTTTAACTTTCTATAAAGATAACCCTAATAACTCATACTatatagcaaaaatataaattatatctaaatttaattcaagttaagATTAAacttatatatgaaaatattttttagatcCAAAAAAATTTGAGGCTCTGGGCCATATCTTCTTTACCCTTGCTAATCAACGTTTTTACTGATAAATGGTATCTTATAAGAATAATTGTTCTAGAAATGTTCTTTTGCAACCCGATTGGTATTGGGCATTTGGCAACCTAAGTATTAAACGACTGCCCATTAACAATTAATAgatttgatcactttaagacaatttaaaatatttaagaaaaaaaatataaaaaatttcacataaatagcCAAAATTTCAAATTAGTTTTTAAGATAAACAGTTTTTTCTCAAAGCAGAGGTTCGACTTGTTTGCtattattaacagcgaacaaagaagcttggtaaaaaaaagtcaaggtCTTTGTTTGCTGtaactaacagcgaacaaagatttTGACCCTTTTTTGACCAAACTTCTTTGGGgaaaaatgaggaagaaggcaGTATTAAATTTTACCCCGCAGctgttcactgttactaacaaccaaGAAAGACTGGAGGTCAAAAtcttgttcgctattagtaatagTGAACAAAGACTTTGACTAATTTTGACCTTCAGcctttgtttgttgttattatcAGTGAACAGCTCAAAGCCATAGATTTGGAAAAAAACTGCTTATCTTGGGAAATAGTTTGAAACTTTGGCTATTATgtgaatttttatatttttttacttattcatttcaaattttctcactTTAATTCACTGGACAGTAAACTCGTATATCGAGTACTGACTAATTTGCTTGAAATTGTTGTATAGGAAGGTTTTATTGAGAAATGCACTTTATACATGGGCTAAAAAAGAAGTACCGAGTTTTTACGAGAATAATGTATCTATTAGAAAAAGCGAAGGATACTAATTTGTATCATCCCTACAACAATACTACCATTATTGGATCCAATCTATCAAaacaattttatataattattcttGAGATGTAAAATGTACATATTTCATCACTCCTCACCATTCACTAGCAAAAAAACATAAGATAATAATATCTAATATATTACTaattaaagatttaaaaacaaaaaccttACATTAAACTAATGCACTCAAAGATTCCACTTTGTTAGCTTCAGCttagataataaatatatatgatataaatttttaatggaTAAGATTCAGTTGGTGTTTATTTGGATTTTTGAATGTTGGAATTTGATTTTTAGtgtgtttttttaaattgaattgtAATGAAAGAAGTGaattgaataaattaaattaaacaagctagaattaaattgaattaaacAAGCTAGAATTAAAGCGAATTAAACTAAAACGAATGATAAATTGAATAAACAATGACGTGTAAGAGtaaaaatgaagaattaaattgaaaaattgtAGAGAACAAACCTCAATAATTATGTcagttcaatttaatttttgtgtacatgttatttttatattaattatagtTATCTTGGTTAAGCCTAAACAACTTAAGACATAAGAAGTATTGAACTTAGGACTTGTTTTTTGAGTTGACAACagtatactattattatttctatGATTGAGATTTGTGGGTAagttagagaatttctacatcAAGAGAGAGAATCAATCGATTTTTATGTAGGTGGTGACTGGTGAGAACAAAACTATTGTATAAGGGTGAAAGAGGAAATTTTAACTATTAGACTAACCTATAACTTTTATCTCTCATTTAAACAGAATTGAATGAAATTAATTGAACTAAACTAAATGGAATTTAGTTGAACTAATTTAATAAGGAACAAGTATTGAGATGCAACTATATGTTTGAATTTTGTTGAATATAACTAAACAAAACTCTGACTAAGACTGAGTTTAATAATTGtgtttttttattggtttttgatttttgtttggtcaaataattaaataaattatttgacaAAAAATTTTGAAGTTAGTTAAAAATTGAGTTTTAAGTCAAGATTATTAAACTATTAAGAATAGTTTTTTTATCTGCTTTTATTTTTTGCACACCTTTGCTCTAACAAACACTAACAAccaacaattaatttttacaaataAATTGACAACAACTAACATAAACAATTGACATCTTATCAAGCAAATTAGCCAACACTTAATAACTCTGAAATtcacaaatataatataaatctaATTAATAGTGATTGGTGAAATAGACaaaagataaaatatgttattccGTAGAGAAAACATCCAAATTAAAGCCACGTAAATCCCTCCATTATTTGATTATGTGTTAGACAATACATTAAGGATGTATGTGGTTGCAAACTTATTGGAGTTGATGACGTTTATCCAATCATAGAAACCTTCACCAACTATTTATAGATGAGAATTTGGAATTGGAACCCTATTTTTTTTGGGTAACTaaactatgaataatgaatcCAATCATGTATAGCCAACTTGTTAGACTTGGATTTAGGTCCCTATCCCATCCCATTATCTTCTATATGTGATTCTCAATTGTCAATCAAGAGTTGTACCACTCaatactaattcttaaataagacaATTTTATGGTGAGACGATTTCTATTAagcttatacatatatatttaatttattaaagtgattatttataattttaagtgattaagcaaaaaataaattaattatataggtctattttataataagatgatttcatatatACAAACTACTTATTTAAATAacgcaaaataaataaaataagaaaataacgAGTTTTGTTCTTAGGAGTATACTTGTTTCTCCACATTTGTCGATGAACCCAAAATTTAATCACATTAGAATGTTATTGTTAAGTAATGCAAGTATTCGTTTGAAAGTAATTGAATCGTAAGGATAATAATGACACATCACAAGTTTGGGTATTGGCTATCTATTACTACTTACTAGTATATTCCATTCTTGTTTTATTAGACttactttaaaattatcatgcttaattttttaatttgtatttatttggATGGAACAAGATcaattttttactattttttcgCCTAAGTGTGAAACTACTagaaataaaagtatattaaaaattttaagtgtTAAATTTGTCAATCATAAATGATCTATATTAATATGATATTTTTCACTTTGAACAAAATCGGCGTGAATTATGTTTAGGTGTACTCTAAAAAAACTCatactaatttaaaaattaatgactTTTATGCTTATAATTCTTACTGGAGATACTcttaatatcaaaaaaatttaaatattataaaacgaAAAAGAGCAAAAATTTGAATAATTCGGCTTTGTGTTGAAGGTTAAGGGTAACTGTACTATTGTGTGTAAGCATGGTCACAAAGGTACAAGTTATTTGGGTTGTTTTTGGCCTCAAAACTTCACATTGTTACTCGTTGGCTTCACTTTCGTTAAAAGATGCAAAATGTTAGCAGGacaattatatatactctaTCCTATCCAACTTATTAGTCTCATATAGTTTTTTATACTTGCcgagataatattttaatttttaatatttctaattgttcttaattaaaaattataaaaaattaatattaataatcattgtattgaaacgaatcaaacaagatcccacatgattatattttaacttaaagattaaaactaaaatacaaATTAGGAGTAACAAGTAAATactgacaaaaaataaatgaaactaatGTGTAgaataagagaaaatattatatattattatattagaaaaaaaaatggcaaaattataaatttattgaaaatatgcattaaaatTCTTTTCATCGACACATTTACATAAAACCAATGGTGacaatatatttttgttgattgcAAAAATGGCAATAATTAGCAATCCTTTTAAACTTTATAATAATATGTCTTGAAGTGCAAATTTCCATCATATAATAAGAGCAAGCAAATATGCCCGGAATCTACaagaaaaataagcaaattattAACATATGATCTTAGATTACTCGTTAGCTTTATGACATGATGACATTATATACAAAATTCCCcctaatgtcattaagtggTCCCATGAAGCTAACATCTAAACAAGGTATGAAAGCCGTATGTATACAACCTTATCCTTAATGATgataacaaagagattattTTCGATCTATATgagataataataaatattttatccGCACAAAAGAGAAATATCACCGAATCGACATACTTCCTAGATATGAATAAAATTTGGAGACGACACGACCCGATAGCCAGAATTAACAGTTATGTCAGCAACAAATGCTCGAAAGGTCACTGTGATGAAAGGTGTTGAAACAATTCTGGAAGGTGGGCATTTGTGAGCTTAGTCCTTTTGCTAATTTCATGCTTCTTCTTCTTAGATTTCGGTTTTGTGGAAGTGCCTTGAATTTGTGCGGCAGCCCTTCTCTGGGCAGTGTTTGTAAGAGGCTTAACACCACTCTTCTGAAGTTCTTTCTCAACATCAAGAAAATCACGTGGCAACTCGATGCTTCGGAAGAGTTGTTTGAGATCATCATCCACCTTGATAGGGACCCGAGGGTCGTTTGGGTAAACTATATCCTCTTGGGAATCAATGTTTGAGAGCAACCAAACTTTTCTATCAGCCTTCAAAGTCTAtggaaaaaaatgtttaaatttcaGGTCAGTGCCAATAATCGAACAAAACttcaaaatttgatttcaaaaaCAGTACTAAGCTCAATAAGGGGGGAGGGAAGAGAATGTACGCAAGAAAAGGAAAACAAACGGAGCCAATAAGCTGGAATTTAAACTATCATGAACAGCTTCAATCTACTACAACATCTACCCATGTACACATCTTTATCCAGCAATCAATCACAACAAGTTGTTCAGAGCTGACATCTAAGTTTAGTATCAATCAATTACCTTTTTTCTCCATATCAACTTTACCATGGTTAAATCCATTTGTTCGTTATGAATTTTTATTCTGCACACCATATAACTTGCAGTTTACATAATCACCTATCTGTTCAGAGCTATCTAGTATTTCTTTTGAAACTCAATATATTTAAACACTGGTACCCTCTTTTGAGTGACATTTTTTCGGAAAATAACCCACAATTGATCCAACGATGAAAAATTAGAGAAAGGTTGATTAAATTATAAGTTTAATGGGCTATTCCTCCTATCACCAATTGTTTTAGGATGAAACTCACCTCTTGTGTGGGTCTTAAGATGTACAAACTCAATAACAAACTAATCATCATATCCCGACAGACGACAGTTTTCGATTAACTATAAACAAAACAAACTCGATCTTCTATCAAAACAAATTGTGTTAGAAAAAAATGACATTTTCACCCAatcaaaaaaaaacgaaaaataacTCATATGTGATCACACATCGAAAAATTAGAGATGACTAACATCTAAGCTTAATAGGCTAAGCGTCCTACTactaattggttttaggatgaaacCTTATTGAGTTTGTGTGTAGTCAACTATCCTGTTGTGTGGGTCTTGTTTTGTACAagcacaaaaacaaatttatgaattttatgtGTTCCAGTCTCCATACTTTGCTCAATTTCAATACCCTTTCTCAAACGTAACCACCCTGTACAGAAATATCCAAGCATAAACCAACAACTCAGCCAAACAATAACATGGCCTAAAAACCAATGTTACCCATCATTAATTATATCAGCACCACTGATACTCAGTGGTCAGCGAATGACATGAGATTGCTCCCCAAAATCGTAGACACTACTACCATTATTGTCATACTGAGCGAAAATATCCTTAGCAGCAGTATTCAAGAAAAAATTGACATAAGGAGAGAAGGGGGCAATAAAAGTGAAAATGAAGCTACCTGCAAATCTTCCATCACATTTGGATAAGCATCCTTTAGATCAATTACCGGCATGCCTTCACGAAATTTCCGTATAGTACTAAGCAGTTGGTCCTTGTTCTTGGCTTGATGCTTTGCCTGTACAGACCATAAAATTAGAAATCAAAGGCATTTGCTTATCCAAAAATAGATGGTATTAATACAAGGAGCCCAAACAATCATTACAATAATACCTTGTAAGAAAAACATCTCCCATCATAATGCACTTTTGGGTTGTTCTTCAAACTGTCAAAAACAGTTTTGTTTCCATACACATCAACATAACATGCTTCATTGATTTGCTCAGGAGTTAACGCTTCCCTCCTCTGCAATCAACCCAAGTAAGTTATACAGAAAATGCTACCAAAATGcccaatataaatataaatagacaAGCAGACAGCCACACTAAAGTAGCTAACCTCAAGTAGCAGATCAATGACACGCTTCAATTGAGCTCCAGCAGGAGACTTCCTTATGTTGTTAATAAACTGAAGCCTTTCTgtatcatttgagaatttgacaACGGGAGGAGGAGGCCGCGTGACTGTTGCAGTTGATTTCTGCACATTATAACTAGACTTCGAAGGAGCAGTGGCCTTGGCAGCAGCTTGTTTTTCAGAGGCAATGCTTGAAAGAGTAGACTGACACTTCTCATGCTGTCTTTGAAACTTTGCTAAAGATTCTTTCAATGACATCTACGGAAATCCAACGAATGCAATTGTCAACGAGAAATTCAAATGTATATCGTATACCAACACTGTCAAAactattaaaagtaaaaaaatatatattattaggaATATTTCCAACACTGtcaaaacttataaaaatatatgtatattgttGATCCATCTTTCCATTTCGATCCATATTTTCAAGGTGCAattctaacttttttttaaaacatttatcCTCAACCACAGCATACCCCAACTTTTTCCACCTTTGGTTCCATCACTTTATCTTAGATTAACAATTTATGATGTTTTCATCTTCCACACTCATACTTTTCTTTCCTCCACACCTCCGTggttttttacattattttttgtatttggtTTCATAAGCTACACAAAGATAGATAAAAAGAAATCCATCAAGTACTTGCACACAAAAACTCCCTGTCTGTCTCCATTATTGATAGCCACATTGATTATGCAAATATGACACTAAACCAAGATGATAGGAGTACAATTAGCTTCAACATATTTTTTCCAGCAGAAATCCATTCAAAGTCCAAATTTATTCTGGTTATAGATTGGAATACCCTTAGTTAAGCACTCTAATTAGCATTAATGTATTCATAATCAATCCATATTGTTGGATATTGTTGGATtcaggctttggcattgttgttgcaTTCATAATCAGGCCCCAAATTATTTCAATCATACGCTTCTAGGAAATAAGACAAATATACGTGTACTATTTCCGAATAAAAGAATCACATTAACTCGAAAGAAGTTAGCTTACCCCATATGTACAATTCCATATTCCAATTCACTTCCTATtactaatttaaaatattataatcctAGTTCTTCGAACATTAACGAATCAACATCAGTAGTGTTGTACTCTGTTTTCTAACAATTCAAAAATCAACCACTACTCTCGAATCAACCAAATATGTTATAGCTAATTGTACTCCTATCATCTTTGTGTGCAAGTACTTGATGAATTTCTTTTTATCCGTCCATCTTTATGTAGCTTATGAAGCCAAATATAAAAAGATGATGTAGAACAAAAGCAAcaaaaaataagaacaaaagaATGAAGATTAAATACCTAAACAACAATCAAATTAGGGTTATGCATAGAACAAAAAAAGACCTAAACTTAAATTTAATCGAATTAGGGTTATGCGTAGAACAACAATCGAATCAGGGTTATGCGAAGATGAAAGACCCAAACTTAattttaatggaaaaaaaaaataattaaaaatcaatagaCTAACCTTGAAAAGTAGGACTAAAAATCAAAGGTGAAGATGACGAAATTGGAAAAGGAATGAGGAAAAAGGGAAATTGCGGCGCTAGATCAAAAGCAATGAAGATGgagatgaagatgaaaatcAAAGGACGTGAGATGAATTAGGGTTATGCGTGACTTTCTTTCTCTTGACGGAATAACCGAGGAAGGAATGAAGCCGGAAAGGAATGAAGGACTGACGCTAGATAGGCAAAAATCACCGGATCATGAATTAGGGTTTGCTCCGATTTGATTTGCAGTTTTAATTTGTGCGAATAATTTTCGTCCTTATAAACAGTACTACTCCTAAAGTTTGGTCTAAATGCGTATTAAACCGTAATTTATGTACTCCCTATGTTTTTTAAAGagacaactttaaaataaaaaggttatattttttttctttaatttatattaattggattatttaaCTCGTATATTAATGGTTcctcacaacaatttgtatttttaaataagtttCGACTTTCCATTTTGAGTGTTTCGTTTGTTCTTTCTATAAGGAATCTTTCTATTTGTATCataaattttagacaaaaataaccttgtccatccttattttaataatttaaatattgtttATGATCCTCGCATGtatttcactaactttattttaacaattttatattctatttgttttccacatgtttcccactcattttataaaaaaattttattagctGTAGtccttattttttatatttctaattcCAGCTTTcctcaattaaatttattattcaataaaataatatctttactatctaaaagattctatttttcttaattctcgtaaacaatttttatgaaaattttattaagaaacAAAAAGGAGTTTTTAATATGATCTCCAGTTGAATAGTTTGTTCagattttaaatttatagaGCAAACAAGACCGGAAACTCTAATATTACCCGGTCTCGTGAAAAATCAAGATAAAAACTCTAATGTTACCCGGTCTTGTGAAAAATTAAGATCGAAAACTATTATATTATCCAGTCTC harbors:
- the LOC130800303 gene encoding uncharacterized protein LOC130800303, coding for MSLKESLAKFQRQHEKCQSTLSSIASEKQAAAKATAPSKSSYNVQKSTATVTRPPPPVVKFSNDTERLQFINNIRKSPAGAQLKRVIDLLLERREALTPEQINEACYVDVYGNKTVFDSLKNNPKVHYDGRCFSYKAKHQAKNKDQLLSTIRKFREGMPVIDLKDAYPNVMEDLQTLKADRKVWLLSNIDSQEDIVYPNDPRVPIKVDDDLKQLFRSIELPRDFLDVEKELQKSGVKPLTNTAQRRAAAQIQGTSTKPKSKKKKHEISKRTKLTNAHLPELFQHLSSQ